The Vibrio echinoideorum genome includes a region encoding these proteins:
- a CDS encoding phosphatase PAP2 family protein, with translation MKGYMDSEATTDKPAPQKEQSNLLSSLLHEFRRNKLILYYVAFTTPLTLVVNYFVPHEVRYNIYTYLEILATVCYVTFILWATYYYCHLLFNREKRPTKQFIKKIKTLLFPVSKPIYFILLMLVLNISFSSYTFLKSVIPYLNPYFLDLDFYHLDKWLHFGISPWEITHFFLPNSIASLAINILYNLWFFIMWGMLLYFVIYRKDDQLRNQFLLTFLSSWFIIGNILATLLSSAGPVFISHFNDQDLYLPLMQRLNMQSAELTERGFMSLWALSTQDALWASYVGGVGDIGTGISAMPSMHVTISVLIAMTSFKLNKKLGYIAWIYAFFIQVGSVHLAWHYAIDGYVGAIMVVFLWHLIGYMLRR, from the coding sequence ATGAAGGGCTATATGGATTCAGAGGCGACCACCGACAAACCCGCTCCTCAAAAAGAACAATCAAACTTGTTATCGTCTTTACTTCATGAATTCAGAAGAAACAAACTGATTCTGTATTATGTTGCATTTACGACACCGTTAACGTTAGTTGTTAATTATTTCGTGCCTCATGAAGTTCGATATAACATATATACCTACTTAGAAATCTTAGCCACTGTCTGTTACGTCACTTTTATTTTATGGGCGACATACTATTACTGCCATTTGTTGTTCAATCGAGAAAAAAGACCCACCAAACAATTCATCAAGAAAATTAAAACTCTGTTGTTTCCAGTATCAAAGCCGATCTACTTTATTTTATTAATGCTCGTCTTAAACATCTCATTCTCTAGCTATACCTTCTTAAAATCAGTCATTCCTTATCTCAACCCATATTTTTTAGATCTTGATTTTTACCATTTAGATAAATGGTTGCACTTTGGCATTTCACCTTGGGAAATCACCCACTTTTTTTTACCTAACTCAATAGCTTCGCTCGCCATCAACATCTTGTACAACTTGTGGTTTTTTATCATGTGGGGAATGCTGCTTTATTTTGTCATTTACCGTAAAGATGACCAACTTCGCAACCAGTTCTTACTCACATTCTTAAGTTCGTGGTTTATCATTGGGAACATACTCGCAACTCTTCTGTCATCAGCCGGCCCTGTTTTTATTAGTCACTTCAATGACCAAGATTTGTATCTTCCTTTGATGCAAAGATTAAACATGCAGAGCGCAGAACTCACTGAACGTGGCTTTATGTCTTTGTGGGCACTAAGTACTCAAGATGCGCTTTGGGCAAGCTACGTTGGAGGAGTTGGGGATATAGGGACAGGCATCTCAGCCATGCCCAGCATGCATGTAACCATATCCGTTCTGATTGCGATGACATCATTCAAATTGAATAAGAAACTCGGTTACATAGCGTGGATTTACGCCTTCTTTATTCAGGTTGGGTCGGTGCATTTGGCATGGCATTACGCTATTGACGGTTATGTCGGCGCAATAATGGTAGTCTTTCTTTGGCACTTGATAGGTTACATGCTTAGAAGATAG